In one Rutidosis leptorrhynchoides isolate AG116_Rl617_1_P2 chromosome 8, CSIRO_AGI_Rlap_v1, whole genome shotgun sequence genomic region, the following are encoded:
- the LOC139862522 gene encoding hydroxyacylglutathione hydrolase cytoplasmic, protein MKVIHIPCLDDNYAYLVIDEITKQAAVVDPVEPEKVISVAKENGVEIKLVLTTHHHWDHAGGNEKIKELVPGVKVYGGSIDNVKGCTNKVENGDKLSLGQDINILSLHTPCHTKGHISYYLTGIEEEDPAVFTGDTLFVAGCGKFFEGTAEQMYESLCVTLASLPKHTRVYCGHEYTVKNLQFAQTVEPDNAKISEKLSWAQQQRQSGLPTIPSTIEEELETNPFMRADLPAIQEKVGCKSPVEALREIRQRKDNWRG, encoded by the exons ATGAAGGTGATTCACATCCCGTGTTTGGATGACAACTACGCTTACTT GGTGATTGATGAGATAACGAAACAAGCAGCAGTAGTGGATCCAGTTGAACCTGAAAAAGTTATTTCAGTCGCTAAAGAAAACGGTGTCGAAATCAAGCTTGTTCTCACCACTCATCACCACTG GGATCATGCTGGTGGGAACGAGAAGATAAAAGAGTTGGTGCCAGGGGTTAAAGTTTACGGAGGGTCTATTGATAATGTAAAGGGTTGTACTAATAAGGTCGAGAATGGTGATAAACTATCACTTGGGCAGGATATCAATATACTCTCCCTGCACACACCTTG CCACACTAAAGGACACATAAGTTACTATTTGACTGGGATAGAAGAAGAGGACCCTGCTGTGTTCACAGGCGACACACTG TTTGTTGCTGGTTGTGGAAAGTTTTTTGAAGGCACAGCAGAACAGATGTATGAGTCACTGTGTGTGACTTTGGCCTCTTTGCCAAAACATACTCGAGTTTATTGTGGCCATGAG TATACAGTGAAGAATTTGCAGTTTGCTCAAACGGTTGAACCAGACAACGCGAAGATATCAGAGAAGTTATCATGGGCTCAGCAACAGAGACAATCAGGGCTTCCAACTATTCCATCCACCATTGAAGAGGAACTAGAAACTAATCCATTCATGCGAGCAGATCTACCTGCAATTCAG GAGAAAGTTGGATGCAAGTCCCCTGTTGAAGCATTACGGGAGATTAGGCAGCGAAAGGATAATTGGAGAGGGTAA
- the LOC139863186 gene encoding CBS domain-containing protein CBSCBSPB5-like, protein MNVSNTKHHAPSVVLGAWNEFARKNDYLVEYLVYTHHARACIKSFNVDNKPVGILTSKDILMRVIAQDLRPELILVENVMTPNPECATLDTPIVNALHNMHDGNYLHLPVIDREGAVIAIVDVLQITHAAITTVGNTTGINNEVASSMMWKFWDSAMAITPVEEDDEIRSVSSFRLMSEADSVKSFPHPLSMLPNTFGFKIQDKHGRMHRFICSMLFLFSFF, encoded by the exons ATGAACGTatcaaacaccaagcaccacgcaccGTCGGTGGTGCTTGGTGCGTGGAACGAGTTTGCGAGAAAAAATGACTATCTCGTTGAATATCTCGTATACACGCATCACGCACGAGCTTGC ATAAAAAGTTTTAACGTTGATAACAAGCCCGTTGGGATTTTAAC ATCGAAGGATATTTTAATGAGAGTGATAGCACAAGATCTTCGCCCTGAATTGATTTTAGTTGAGAAT GTGATGACTCCTAATCCAGAATGTGCTACGCTCGATACGCCTATCGTTAATGCCCTGCATAACATGCATGATGGAAACTATTTGCATCTTCCTGTAATTGATAGAG AGGGAGCTGTTATTGCCATTGTTGATGTACTTCAGATAACTCATGCTGCAATAACCACAG TGGGAAACACGACGGGCATCAATAATGAAGTTGCAAGTTCAATGATGTGGAAGTTTTGGGATTCTGCAATGGCAATAACTCcggttgaagaagatgatgaaataaGAAG TGTGAGTTCATTCAGATTAATGTCTGAAGCAGATTCTGTAAAATCTTTTCCTCATCCTTTATCAATGCTACCCAATACATTTGGTTTTAAGATTCAAGATAAACACGGCCGAATGCATAGATTCATTTGTAGTAtgctttttcttttttcttttttttag